A single window of Microbacterium oryzae DNA harbors:
- the def gene encoding peptide deformylase — MAVLPIRIWGDPVLHSPASPVEDITDDIRTLVRDMYETMDAAPGVGLAAPQVGVPLRIYTYTYEDDDGNPWRGEILNPELWMVPTEPGDPDEDLESEGCLSFPGERFPLRRSDRVVVTGMDLEGAPVRIEVDGWRARIMQHEFDHLDGVVYVDRLSDRDWKTAQKISKKRGWGRPGVSWMPGVDDLDA; from the coding sequence ATGGCTGTTCTCCCGATCCGCATCTGGGGCGATCCCGTCCTGCACTCCCCCGCATCGCCCGTCGAGGACATCACCGACGACATCCGCACGCTCGTGCGCGACATGTACGAGACGATGGACGCCGCTCCCGGGGTCGGTCTCGCCGCCCCGCAGGTCGGCGTGCCGCTGCGCATCTACACGTACACGTACGAGGACGACGACGGGAATCCGTGGCGCGGCGAGATCCTCAACCCCGAGCTCTGGATGGTCCCCACCGAGCCGGGAGACCCGGATGAGGACCTCGAGTCGGAGGGATGCCTTTCGTTCCCCGGCGAGCGGTTCCCGCTGCGTCGCTCCGACCGAGTCGTCGTGACCGGCATGGATCTCGAGGGCGCCCCCGTACGCATCGAGGTCGACGGATGGCGCGCGCGGATCATGCAGCACGAGTTCGACCACCTCGACGGCGTCGTCTACGTCGACCGGCTCTCCGACCGCGACTGGAAGACCGCGCAGAAGATCTCGAAGAAGCGCGGCTGGGGCCGTCCGGGCGTCAGCTGGATGCCCGGCGTCGACGACCTCGACGCGTGA
- a CDS encoding septum formation family protein, whose amino-acid sequence MTRTNPGRGLLVAGAAVALACSLAGCSSLANALNGDAASDDETREAAEGGTVDAFSVEIGDCIANPGDGEITEIEVVPCDEPHDGEVYDEVRMADGEWPGAGAVGDAAEEGCVAKFEDFIGIPYDGEPESSVYVQFLTPVEETWNELEDRLISCVVYIPGEKITGTLKDSRR is encoded by the coding sequence ATGACTCGCACGAACCCGGGCCGCGGCCTCCTCGTCGCCGGCGCCGCCGTCGCCCTCGCCTGCTCGCTGGCCGGATGCTCGAGCCTGGCGAACGCCCTCAACGGCGATGCTGCGTCCGACGACGAGACCCGGGAGGCGGCCGAGGGCGGCACGGTCGACGCGTTCTCCGTCGAGATCGGCGACTGCATCGCCAACCCCGGCGACGGCGAGATCACCGAGATCGAGGTCGTCCCCTGCGACGAGCCGCACGACGGCGAGGTCTACGACGAGGTGCGGATGGCCGATGGCGAGTGGCCGGGCGCGGGTGCGGTGGGAGACGCCGCCGAGGAGGGGTGCGTCGCGAAGTTCGAGGACTTCATCGGCATCCCCTACGACGGCGAGCCCGAGTCGTCGGTGTACGTGCAGTTCCTCACCCCGGTCGAGGAGACCTGGAACGAGCTCGAGGACCGCCTCATCTCCTGCGTCGTGTACATCCCCGGCGAGAAGATCACCGGCACGCTGAAGGACTCGCGCCGCTGA
- a CDS encoding DMT family transporter gives MAAAGVGEQLVGALENPGLLLGIPLAIAGAVFMSIGAQYQSRGVKKVEALAGSEGRAGLGLSHLLRLLTRPSWIAGTLLLGMAIVCQLSALAVAPLIVVQPLGAISLVITTLLNAQITGHTPTRNSLTAIGLCLGGILIFVLVAALFATERSISDFELLVVLAILLVVIILLGGAWLILRRHIGALFYITAAGVLYGFVATLAKIVIKRIQAGDLDWTVALCVVALIAAAAAGGYFVQTAYASGPPDLVIAGLTVIDPIVAVLIGAIVLGEAANAPLWAIVVFVVMGAVASLGVILLARHHPQVLSESQELRIPRGSSGGAPAAAAAAPTSGLDDLRSAQDPDDLLTRRIPRDGDETGPSPEPR, from the coding sequence ATGGCCGCGGCGGGCGTCGGAGAGCAGCTCGTGGGCGCTCTGGAGAACCCGGGGCTGCTGCTCGGGATCCCGCTCGCGATCGCCGGCGCCGTGTTCATGTCGATCGGCGCGCAGTATCAGAGCCGCGGCGTGAAGAAGGTCGAGGCGCTGGCGGGATCCGAGGGGCGCGCGGGGCTCGGCCTCTCGCACCTCCTGCGGCTGCTGACGAGGCCGTCGTGGATCGCCGGGACGCTCCTGCTCGGGATGGCGATCGTCTGCCAGCTGAGCGCGCTCGCGGTGGCGCCCCTCATCGTCGTGCAGCCGCTCGGCGCGATCTCGCTCGTCATCACCACGCTGCTGAACGCGCAGATCACCGGGCACACACCCACCCGCAATTCGCTCACCGCGATCGGGCTCTGTCTCGGCGGCATCCTCATCTTCGTGCTCGTCGCGGCGCTCTTCGCGACCGAGCGCAGCATCAGCGACTTCGAGCTCCTCGTCGTCCTGGCCATCCTGCTCGTCGTGATCATCCTGCTCGGGGGAGCATGGCTCATCCTGCGACGGCACATCGGCGCGCTCTTCTACATCACCGCCGCCGGCGTCCTCTACGGGTTCGTCGCGACGCTGGCGAAGATCGTCATCAAGCGGATCCAGGCGGGCGACCTCGACTGGACCGTCGCACTGTGCGTGGTGGCCCTCATCGCGGCGGCGGCCGCGGGCGGGTACTTCGTGCAGACGGCGTACGCATCGGGCCCTCCCGACCTCGTCATCGCCGGACTCACCGTGATCGACCCGATCGTCGCCGTGCTGATCGGCGCGATCGTGCTCGGCGAGGCCGCGAACGCCCCGCTGTGGGCGATCGTCGTGTTCGTCGTCATGGGCGCCGTCGCCTCACTCGGCGTGATCCTGCTCGCGCGTCATCACCCGCAGGTGCTGAGCGAGAGCCAGGAGCTGCGCATTCCGCGCGGTTCGAGCGGCGGCGCGCCTGCGGCTGCGGCCGCTGCGCCGACCTCGGGCCTCGACGATCTCCGCTCGGCGCAGGACCCGGATGACCTCCTCACGCGCCGCATCCCGCGCGACGGCGACGAGACAGGGCCCTCGCCCGAGCCGCGATAG
- a CDS encoding glycoside hydrolase family 15 protein encodes MASSDGSIAHQPTPIEDYALVGDMHSAALISRGGSIDWLCLPRFDSESLFAALLDSEKAGRWSLAPDDDGAVSEREYLRDTFVLRTLWRTDAGEAEVLDFMPLGDNRPNLVRRIRGISGSVRFAERYAVRFDYGAAVPWVRQIEYGDHPAILATAGPGTVIRRGPRVHAEGLEHVAEYDVAEGETVDLVLTWYPSHRRPPKPLDVDAAIEQTVTWWRDWADRSDPPSPYDQAVRRSLLVLRALTDEDTGGISAAATTSLPETDGGERNWDYRYVWLRDAALTIAVLLTHGYREEAEEWRGWLLRAIAGDPADVQIMYGIGGERRLAEFELPELAGYGGARPVRVGNGAYEQTQWDVFGEVMVALHGARLAGLAETAASWPLQHALLDFLAENWQRPDHGIWEIRGEQKHFTHSRAMVWAAFDRGARGVREFGLDGDAELWQDLADRLREEILSQGFDEKRGAFRQHYDTDEVDAALLQLPQIGFIAPDDERMTGTVAAMEEDLMQDGLLLRYRTSSGVDGLSGEEHPFLACSFWLVEQYAASGRLRDAEELMERGLAAANDVGLLAEEYDPARSRQVGNTPQALSHLALVRAADAIAAARHGREEEAPGVRGEDEAKAADGAPPAQTADGTEATPEEARDDAGADLPERDPEE; translated from the coding sequence ATGGCCTCTTCAGACGGATCCATCGCGCATCAGCCGACGCCGATCGAGGACTACGCCCTCGTCGGCGACATGCACTCGGCCGCCCTGATCTCGCGTGGGGGCAGCATCGACTGGCTGTGCCTGCCGCGCTTCGACTCCGAGTCGCTGTTCGCCGCGCTCCTCGACAGCGAGAAGGCGGGGCGATGGTCGCTGGCACCCGATGATGACGGCGCCGTCTCGGAGCGCGAGTACCTGCGCGACACCTTCGTGCTGCGCACGCTGTGGCGCACCGACGCGGGCGAGGCCGAGGTGCTGGACTTCATGCCGCTCGGCGACAACCGCCCGAACCTCGTGCGCCGCATCCGCGGCATCAGCGGCTCGGTCCGCTTCGCGGAGCGCTATGCCGTGCGCTTCGACTACGGAGCGGCCGTGCCGTGGGTGCGGCAGATCGAATACGGCGACCATCCGGCCATCCTCGCCACCGCCGGCCCCGGAACGGTCATCCGCCGCGGGCCGCGCGTGCACGCCGAGGGCCTCGAGCACGTCGCGGAGTACGACGTCGCCGAGGGCGAGACCGTCGACCTCGTGCTCACCTGGTATCCGTCGCACCGTCGACCCCCGAAGCCCCTCGACGTCGACGCCGCGATCGAGCAGACCGTGACGTGGTGGCGCGACTGGGCCGACCGCAGCGACCCGCCATCGCCCTACGACCAGGCCGTGCGACGGTCGCTTCTCGTGCTGCGCGCGCTCACCGACGAGGACACCGGCGGCATCTCCGCGGCGGCGACGACGAGCCTCCCGGAGACCGACGGGGGCGAGCGCAACTGGGACTACCGCTACGTATGGCTGCGCGACGCCGCGCTCACGATCGCCGTGCTCCTCACCCACGGATACCGGGAGGAAGCCGAGGAGTGGCGCGGATGGCTGCTGCGTGCGATCGCGGGCGACCCCGCCGACGTGCAGATCATGTACGGCATCGGCGGGGAGCGCCGTCTGGCCGAGTTCGAGCTGCCGGAGCTCGCCGGCTACGGCGGCGCGCGCCCGGTGCGCGTGGGCAACGGCGCGTACGAGCAGACGCAGTGGGACGTGTTCGGCGAGGTCATGGTCGCCCTGCACGGCGCGCGGCTCGCGGGCCTCGCGGAGACGGCGGCCTCCTGGCCGCTGCAGCACGCTCTGCTCGACTTCCTCGCCGAGAACTGGCAGCGCCCCGACCACGGCATCTGGGAGATCCGCGGCGAGCAGAAGCACTTCACGCACTCCCGCGCGATGGTGTGGGCGGCGTTCGACCGCGGGGCGCGGGGCGTGCGCGAGTTCGGACTCGACGGCGACGCCGAGCTCTGGCAGGATCTCGCCGACCGCCTGCGCGAGGAGATCCTCTCCCAGGGGTTCGACGAGAAGCGCGGCGCGTTCCGACAGCACTACGACACCGACGAAGTCGACGCCGCGCTGCTGCAGCTGCCGCAGATCGGCTTCATCGCGCCCGACGACGAGCGGATGACGGGTACGGTCGCGGCGATGGAGGAGGACCTCATGCAGGACGGCCTCCTGCTGCGGTACCGCACATCATCCGGCGTCGACGGGCTCAGCGGCGAGGAGCACCCGTTCCTCGCCTGCTCGTTCTGGCTCGTCGAGCAGTACGCCGCGTCGGGGCGCCTGCGCGATGCGGAGGAGCTCATGGAGCGTGGGCTCGCCGCCGCGAACGACGTCGGTCTCCTCGCCGAGGAGTACGACCCCGCGCGCAGCCGGCAGGTGGGCAACACGCCACAGGCGCTCTCGCACCTCGCGCTCGTCCGCGCCGCCGACGCGATCGCGGCGGCACGGCACGGGCGCGAGGAGGAGGCGCCCGGCGTGCGCGGCGAAGACGAGGCGAAGGCGGCCGACGGCGCTCCCCCGGCGCAGACGGCGGATGGCACGGAGGCGACCCCCGAGGAGGCGCGCGACGACGCGGGAGCCGACCTGCCGGAGCGGGACCCCGAGGAGTGA
- a CDS encoding LacI family DNA-binding transcriptional regulator, protein MADVAQRAGVSVATVSNVLNRPHLVADLTRERVLRAIEELGFVRNRAARSLVTGRADTVGFVIVDLANTFFVDLARGVEEQLDQQGMRLLLANSDVDLAKQNEYIELFEETKVSGVLLAPLDAPLDVARAARARGLPIVHVNWPGDDESCGVVVDEELGGYLAAQHLLERGRRRLAFAGGPFSLSAVAQRRTGATRAVAEVPGASLETIETRRITTRGGRELGDLLAARAPSERPDGLVSASDALASGAIHAMLLAGIRVPEDIAVVGYDNNHYAHDSPVPITSVAQPGHEMGMIAASILLEEMQDAGDHAHRTLTLRPTLHERASSAAG, encoded by the coding sequence ATGGCGGACGTGGCTCAGCGTGCCGGCGTGTCGGTCGCGACCGTCTCCAATGTCCTCAACCGACCGCATCTCGTCGCGGACCTCACGCGCGAGCGCGTGCTCCGCGCCATCGAGGAGCTCGGCTTCGTGCGGAACCGCGCCGCTCGCTCGCTCGTCACCGGACGCGCGGACACGGTCGGCTTCGTGATCGTCGACCTCGCGAACACGTTCTTCGTGGACCTGGCGCGAGGCGTCGAGGAGCAGCTCGATCAGCAGGGCATGCGCCTGCTCCTCGCGAACAGCGACGTGGACCTCGCGAAGCAGAACGAGTACATCGAGCTCTTCGAGGAGACGAAGGTGTCGGGCGTGCTGCTGGCGCCGCTCGATGCGCCGCTCGACGTGGCCCGCGCCGCCCGTGCGCGCGGGCTTCCGATCGTGCACGTGAACTGGCCCGGCGACGACGAGTCGTGCGGCGTCGTCGTCGACGAGGAGCTCGGCGGATACCTCGCCGCCCAGCACCTGCTGGAACGCGGACGCCGCCGCCTCGCATTCGCGGGCGGGCCGTTCTCGCTCTCAGCGGTGGCCCAGCGCCGCACGGGTGCCACCCGCGCGGTGGCCGAGGTCCCGGGTGCGTCGCTCGAGACCATCGAGACGCGCCGGATCACGACTCGGGGCGGGCGGGAACTCGGCGACCTCCTGGCCGCGCGCGCACCATCCGAGCGACCCGACGGACTGGTGTCCGCGTCCGATGCACTCGCATCCGGCGCCATCCATGCGATGCTCCTCGCGGGCATCCGCGTGCCCGAGGACATCGCCGTGGTCGGCTACGACAACAACCACTACGCGCACGACAGTCCGGTGCCGATCACGAGCGTGGCGCAGCCCGGTCATGAGATGGGGATGATCGCCGCGAGCATCCTCCTCGAGGAGATGCAGGACGCCGGCGACCACGCTCACCGCACGCTCACGCTGCGGCCGACGCTCCACGAACGCGCGAGCTCGGCCGCCGGCTGA
- a CDS encoding MarR family winged helix-turn-helix transcriptional regulator, which produces MAGTVADLQGDLNLIFVRARSLWKESAARLHPELQVAGYKLLSFIDRAGTANAHQLAERFEMDKSVISRQVRMLEDFGLLESRADERDGRLRVLTATPRASAQLSRLRAEYAARLRDGMGEVTEEEILAASKVFRLLAEV; this is translated from the coding sequence ATGGCAGGCACCGTGGCGGATCTGCAGGGCGACCTCAATCTGATCTTCGTGCGTGCGCGTTCGCTCTGGAAGGAGTCGGCCGCCCGACTCCATCCGGAACTGCAGGTGGCGGGGTACAAGCTGCTCAGCTTCATCGACCGAGCTGGGACGGCGAACGCCCACCAGCTCGCGGAGCGATTCGAGATGGACAAGTCGGTCATCAGCCGCCAGGTGAGGATGCTCGAGGACTTCGGCCTGCTCGAGTCACGCGCGGATGAGCGCGACGGGCGCCTCCGGGTGCTCACGGCGACACCGCGAGCATCCGCTCAGCTGAGCCGGCTCCGCGCTGAATACGCCGCTCGCCTGCGCGACGGGATGGGCGAGGTGACCGAGGAGGAGATCCTGGCCGCCTCGAAGGTCTTCCGACTGCTCGCCGAGGTCTGA
- a CDS encoding MDR family MFS transporter, with product MRNSSQPPAEAKRSAREVFTALSGLIVGMFVAVLSGTVVSTSMPVIIADLGGTQSQYTWVITASLLATAVSTPIWGKLADLVDRKILIQISLVLFTAGTVIAGFSTDTNMLIAVRVLQGVGVGGLMSLVMIAVALIISPRERGKYMGVVGGIMALGTIGGPLLGGLLTDVWGWRSNFFVGVPFALVALVLLQFTLHLPKPQGAKVSIDYFGIVLLAVGVSTLLIWVSMGGSEFDWDSATSITLAAVAGVAIAGFVAVEFFVREPIVPMTLFRNRTFTLSVIASIAIGVSMFATSVFLAQYFQLARGATPTESGLMTIPMIVGQMGASIIIGQLVSRYGKWKGWMLTGSVLTTIGVSLMSTLRYDTPFILVAVYMFVLGAGLGMVMQNLTLIVQNDTDPRQLGAASSNVNFFRTIAGTIGVTIMGSMLSTSVGNYISDGLGDFTPTTEAEGTALQSLASGDVPKVAELPDTIRAIVEGAYGHGIADAFIIAIPLAVISIIAIAFIKNKPLSTKSAGDQLREQAEESAIEVSEAEIGASTGTLRVVNGDVAAPSTGSTTVLEREDRKRGR from the coding sequence TTGCGTAACTCGTCACAACCGCCAGCGGAAGCCAAGCGCTCCGCTCGCGAAGTCTTCACCGCACTCTCCGGTCTCATCGTCGGCATGTTCGTCGCCGTGCTCTCGGGCACCGTCGTCTCGACATCGATGCCGGTCATCATCGCCGACCTCGGCGGCACGCAGTCGCAGTACACGTGGGTCATCACCGCGAGCCTCCTGGCGACGGCCGTGTCGACCCCGATCTGGGGCAAGCTCGCCGACCTCGTCGACCGCAAGATCCTCATCCAGATCTCGCTCGTGCTGTTCACCGCCGGAACCGTCATCGCCGGCTTCTCGACCGACACGAACATGCTGATCGCCGTCCGCGTGCTGCAGGGCGTCGGCGTTGGCGGCCTGATGTCGCTCGTGATGATCGCGGTCGCCCTCATCATCTCGCCCCGCGAGCGCGGCAAGTACATGGGTGTCGTCGGCGGCATCATGGCGCTGGGCACCATCGGCGGCCCGCTGCTCGGCGGCCTCCTCACCGACGTGTGGGGATGGCGCTCCAACTTCTTCGTGGGCGTCCCGTTCGCGCTCGTCGCGCTCGTGCTGCTGCAGTTCACGCTGCACCTGCCGAAGCCGCAGGGCGCGAAGGTGTCGATCGACTACTTCGGCATCGTGCTCCTCGCGGTGGGCGTGTCGACGCTCCTCATCTGGGTCTCGATGGGCGGCAGCGAGTTCGACTGGGACTCCGCCACGAGCATCACCCTCGCGGCGGTTGCGGGTGTCGCCATCGCCGGCTTCGTCGCGGTCGAGTTCTTCGTCAGGGAGCCGATCGTCCCGATGACGCTGTTCCGCAACCGCACCTTCACGCTGTCGGTGATCGCATCGATCGCCATCGGCGTCTCGATGTTCGCCACGTCGGTGTTCCTCGCTCAGTACTTCCAGCTCGCTCGCGGCGCCACCCCGACCGAGTCCGGCCTTATGACCATCCCGATGATCGTGGGCCAGATGGGCGCGTCGATCATCATCGGCCAGCTCGTGAGCCGCTACGGCAAGTGGAAGGGCTGGATGCTCACCGGTTCGGTGCTCACCACCATCGGTGTGAGCCTGATGTCGACGCTGCGCTATGACACGCCGTTCATCCTCGTCGCCGTGTACATGTTCGTGCTCGGTGCCGGGCTCGGCATGGTCATGCAGAACCTCACGCTCATCGTGCAGAACGACACCGACCCGCGTCAGCTCGGCGCCGCGTCGTCGAACGTGAACTTTTTCCGCACGATCGCGGGAACCATCGGCGTCACGATCATGGGCTCGATGCTGTCGACGAGCGTCGGCAACTACATCTCCGACGGACTCGGCGACTTCACGCCGACGACGGAGGCCGAGGGCACCGCGCTGCAGAGCCTCGCCTCGGGCGACGTGCCGAAGGTGGCCGAGCTGCCCGACACGATCCGCGCGATCGTCGAGGGCGCCTACGGTCACGGAATCGCGGATGCGTTCATCATCGCCATCCCGCTCGCCGTGATCTCGATCATCGCGATCGCGTTCATCAAGAACAAGCCGCTGTCGACGAAGAGCGCCGGCGACCAGCTGCGCGAGCAGGCGGAGGAGTCCGCGATCGAGGTCTCCGAGGCCGAGATCGGCGCGAGCACCGGCACGCTTCGCGTCGTGAACGGCGACGTCGCGGCGCCTTCCACGGGCTCGACGACGGTGCTCGAGCGCGAGGATCGGAAGCGCGGGCGCTGA
- a CDS encoding ABC transporter substrate-binding protein, translating to MKLNTARTWTRAALVSVAGASALAVTACGGGGGGGGAASSGDMSLLVNVENTEIPAVLDTLAGGACSAENGALPLKVETVPQSNLDQQLQLKAGQGDLPVLFSAGNAPALTQTLAESGNVADFDKLLTDLDVIDNIEPAAISTIENLYGGFRVLPFEYNVEGIWYNKQIFADNGIEEPQTWEDLVAAAETLNAAGVQPFSASGEQGWPLTRLISSYLFRDLGPDALQKVADGEASLTDPEYVAAAQAVADLGAAGYFGQGVGSIDMATSENQFLNGSAAMFYTGSWYLTQLNDPEQNQIGAENVGFMPFPAVEGGAGDRSQLAANVGLPVTMNANAVNDDTEAWLTCIVENYGSTALSQENRVSGFALNEEVSDVPELTQLVQEKVAETETTVLWFEALFSAEATTTSQRNAAPLVTGSISAEEFMSMVQADLG from the coding sequence ATGAAGCTCAACACAGCCCGCACCTGGACCCGCGCGGCACTCGTCTCCGTCGCGGGCGCCTCCGCGCTGGCCGTCACCGCCTGCGGCGGCGGGGGAGGAGGAGGCGGCGCCGCGAGCAGCGGCGACATGTCGCTGCTCGTCAACGTGGAGAACACCGAGATCCCCGCCGTGCTCGACACGCTCGCCGGCGGTGCGTGCTCCGCCGAGAACGGGGCCCTGCCGCTGAAGGTGGAGACCGTTCCGCAGAGCAACCTCGACCAGCAGCTGCAGCTGAAGGCGGGCCAGGGCGACCTTCCCGTGCTGTTCTCGGCGGGCAACGCGCCCGCGCTGACGCAGACGCTCGCCGAGTCGGGCAACGTCGCCGATTTCGACAAGCTGCTCACCGACCTCGACGTCATCGACAACATCGAGCCGGCGGCCATCTCCACGATCGAGAACCTCTACGGCGGCTTCCGCGTGCTCCCCTTCGAATACAACGTCGAGGGCATCTGGTACAACAAGCAGATCTTCGCCGACAACGGCATCGAGGAGCCGCAGACGTGGGAGGACCTTGTCGCGGCCGCCGAGACGCTGAATGCCGCCGGCGTGCAGCCGTTCTCCGCCAGCGGCGAGCAGGGATGGCCCCTCACGCGCCTCATCTCGAGCTACCTCTTCCGCGATCTCGGCCCCGACGCGCTGCAGAAGGTCGCGGACGGCGAGGCGTCGCTCACCGATCCGGAGTACGTGGCGGCCGCGCAGGCCGTCGCCGACCTGGGCGCCGCCGGCTACTTCGGCCAGGGCGTCGGCTCCATCGACATGGCGACCTCCGAGAACCAGTTCCTCAACGGCTCCGCCGCCATGTTCTACACCGGCAGCTGGTACCTGACGCAGCTCAACGACCCCGAGCAGAACCAGATCGGCGCTGAGAACGTCGGCTTCATGCCGTTCCCCGCCGTCGAAGGCGGCGCCGGCGACCGCTCGCAGCTCGCTGCCAACGTCGGCCTTCCGGTGACGATGAACGCGAACGCCGTCAACGACGACACCGAGGCCTGGCTGACGTGCATCGTCGAGAACTACGGCTCCACCGCGCTCTCGCAGGAGAACCGCGTCTCCGGCTTCGCCCTGAACGAAGAGGTCAGCGACGTTCCGGAGCTCACGCAGCTGGTGCAGGAGAAGGTCGCCGAGACCGAGACCACCGTGCTCTGGTTCGAGGCGCTCTTCTCCGCCGAGGCGACCACCACCAGCCAGCGCAACGCCGCTCCGCTGGTGACGGGGAGCATCTCCGCCGAGGAGTTCATGTCGATGGTCCAGGCCGACCTGGGCTGA
- a CDS encoding protein adenylyltransferase SelO, which yields MSGTLHAPVALGDRFAREMPEMALPWRAEDFPDRRLVVLNEPLAAELGLDPAFLRSEDGMRFLTGALDVDGATSVAQAYAGHQFGGYSPRLGDGRALLLGDVADADGRLRDIHLKGSGPTPFSRNGDGMAALGPMLREYVVSEAMHALGVPTTRSLAVVATGQKVYRETVLPGAVLARVASSHLRVGSFQYASARGDLELLRRLIDHALDRHHPELRQAENPALALLQAVLSAQASLIARWMHVGFVHGVMNTDNMTISGETIDYGPCAFVDAYDPAAVYSSIDLAGRYAYRNQPAMAGWNLARFAESLLPAIHDDREQGIALAQEALNTFVPQYSAAWTSGFLAKLGLRDDLDDGVAVPLLEDLLALMQGSRVDFTSFFRRLADAARGHREPAREIFIDLAGFDAWAERWLALAPDADAMDGVNPIYIPRNHLVEEALAAAGDGDLEPLTKLLDAVTRPHIERAGLERYAEPAPESFGRYRTFCGT from the coding sequence ATGAGCGGCACACTGCACGCACCGGTGGCCCTGGGCGACCGCTTCGCCCGCGAGATGCCCGAGATGGCGCTGCCCTGGCGGGCCGAGGACTTCCCCGATCGACGGCTGGTCGTGCTCAACGAGCCGCTCGCCGCCGAACTCGGCCTCGACCCGGCGTTCCTCCGCAGCGAGGACGGGATGCGGTTCCTGACCGGCGCGCTCGACGTCGACGGCGCCACCTCGGTCGCCCAGGCGTATGCCGGGCACCAGTTCGGCGGCTACTCGCCGCGGCTGGGGGATGGCCGCGCCCTCCTTCTCGGGGACGTCGCGGATGCGGATGGCCGGCTCCGCGACATCCATCTCAAGGGGTCGGGCCCGACGCCCTTCTCGCGCAACGGCGACGGGATGGCCGCACTTGGTCCGATGCTGCGCGAGTACGTCGTCAGCGAGGCGATGCACGCGCTCGGCGTCCCGACCACGCGTTCGCTCGCCGTGGTCGCGACGGGGCAGAAGGTGTACCGCGAGACCGTGCTGCCGGGCGCCGTGCTCGCGCGCGTGGCGAGCAGCCACCTGCGCGTCGGGAGCTTCCAGTACGCGTCGGCGCGGGGAGACCTCGAGCTCCTCCGCCGGCTCATCGACCATGCGCTCGACCGGCACCATCCGGAACTGCGGCAGGCGGAGAACCCGGCGCTCGCACTCCTCCAGGCTGTGCTCTCGGCGCAGGCATCGCTCATCGCCCGGTGGATGCACGTCGGCTTCGTGCACGGGGTGATGAACACCGACAACATGACGATCTCGGGGGAGACGATCGACTACGGGCCCTGCGCGTTCGTCGATGCATACGACCCCGCGGCGGTGTACAGCTCCATCGACCTCGCCGGCCGCTACGCCTATCGCAACCAGCCGGCGATGGCCGGGTGGAACCTCGCGAGGTTCGCCGAGTCGCTGCTGCCTGCCATCCATGACGATCGCGAGCAGGGGATCGCGCTCGCCCAGGAGGCGCTCAACACCTTCGTGCCGCAGTACAGCGCGGCCTGGACGTCCGGCTTCCTCGCGAAGCTCGGCCTCCGCGACGACCTCGACGATGGCGTCGCCGTCCCGCTGCTGGAGGACCTGCTGGCGCTGATGCAGGGGAGCCGCGTCGACTTCACCTCGTTCTTCCGTCGGCTCGCCGACGCCGCGCGGGGGCACCGTGAACCCGCGCGCGAGATCTTCATCGACCTGGCCGGCTTCGACGCGTGGGCGGAGCGCTGGCTGGCGCTCGCGCCCGATGCCGACGCGATGGACGGCGTGAACCCGATCTACATCCCTCGCAATCATCTGGTCGAGGAGGCGCTGGCGGCCGCTGGCGACGGCGACCTCGAGCCGCTGACGAAGCTGCTCGACGCCGTGACTCGGCCGCACATCGAGCGCGCGGGGCTGGAGCGCTACGCCGAACCCGCTCCGGAGAGCTTCGGGAGGTACCGCACCTTCTGCGGGACGTGA